The following DNA comes from Chryseobacterium gallinarum.
TCTGAAGACACCTCTCTCCGTGATAAAGTAATGGAAAATGCAGCGTATTTCAGAACTGAAATGAAAGCCAAAGGTTTTGATATTCCTGATGGTGATGCCGCTATTGTTCCGGTAATGCTTTACGATGCCCCACTTTCACAAAAAATGGCTGAAAGACTTATGGATGAAGGAATTTATGTCATCGGATTCTTCTATCCGGTAGTACCTAAAGGAAAAGCGAGAATCAGGGTACAGTTGTCTGCTGCCCATACAAAAGAGCATCTGGATAAAGCGATTGCCGCATTTGAAAAAGTAGGGAAGGAATTAGGAGTGATCTCTTAATACGGGATGATCTCATTCATGAAAATATAATCTTCGGCTCGGGCAGCTTTGCTGCCCCGAGCCGAAATATTTTTATATAAAATGCAATTCCCGTTATATTTTCCGGATCAAAAGAATTTTATTTTTAACAATTAGATAAAACCTTATCTTTGCTTTTAATTTTTTCTGAATGCTTTATACAATAATCAAAGCGCTGCATATTATTTTTATGGTAAGCTATTTTGCGGGAATTTTTTATCTCGTAAGAATTTTTGTTTACTATAAGGATACTGATGAATTCCCGGAAGAGAAAAAGAAAATTCTGAGGGAGCAGTACGCCTTTATGGCCAGGAGGCTGTGGAACATTATCACTGTACCTGCCGGAGTGATTATGGCAGTATGCGGACTGGTAATGATCCTGTTAAATCCTGGACTGATGAAAATGGGCTGGTTCCATCTGAAACTGACTTTCCTGATCGGGTTGGCTGCTTATCATTACTGGTGCTGGAAAAAAGTGCTTCAACTGAAGATATTGCATGGAAATACATTACCGATTGCCAATATCAAATTGAGACAGGCAAATGAAATTGCTACATTTATTTTATTCCTCGTGGTCTTTACCGTTATTCTGAAATCCATGGTAATTGAGTATTGGTGGCAATTAATTACAGGATTTTTCGTTCTTGTATTTCTGATCATGATGACAGTGAAACTCGTTAATAAAAATAAAAAAAACAAATAATTGTGGAGTAGAGTGTATACCCTTGATACACGATACCTTTTACATTTTTACAAAAAACTATGATTGCAATTTTAAAGAAGGAACTTTGGAGTTACTTTGGGAACTGGAGTGCATGGATTATTATTGCTGCTTTCAGTCTTATCGCAACACTATTTTTGTTCTTTTTCGACAATGATTCCAATATTTTTGAAATCGGGCAGGCATCGCTGCAAAGCTATTTTGTCTTAGTTCCATGGCTGTTGATGTTTATTATTCCGGCACTTTCCATGAAAACTTTTGCTGAAGAACAGCAGACAGGAACTTTAAACTGGCTTTTTTCGCAGCCATTGAAGATTTCAGAGCTGGTAACCGGTAAATTCCTTTCGGTATGGATTGTCGGGATTTTATGCCTTATTCCTTCTCTGATTTATCTTTATACAGTATACGTTCTGGGAGTTCCGGAAGGAAATATTGACCTGGGGATGACATTCGGAAGTTATATCGGGCTGGTTATCTTAATTGCAGCCTTTTCCGGAGTGGGAATCCTGGCTTCTTCATTGTCACAAAACCAGATTATGGCTTATTTGCTGGGTGTTTTCATGTGCTTTATCATGTATTTTGGTATTGAGCAACTGGCTAGTTATAAATTGTTGGGGGGAGCAGATTTTATCCTTCAGAATATAGGTTTCTACCAGCATTTTTTAGGCTTTACAAGAGGACTTATTGATTTGAAAGATGTAGCCTATTTTATTCTGGTTATCGGAGCTTCATTAGTATTGTCCAATCATTTTATTAACAAAAAGAAGTAGAGCTATGAAGAAGATTAATGTTAAATCTCCATTAGGAATTTTTTTATTTGTTATCGTTCCCCTGGTTATTATCCTGGCTTATTCGGGAGGCAGACTCGATTTAACCAAAGAAAAGAGATATACGCTTTCTGATAATACCATCAAAGTATTGGAGTCTGTTAAAAAACCTTTGACTGTTGAGGTCTATCTTGAAGGGGATTTCCCGGCAAGCTTTAAGCAGCTTCAGGGCGAAACAAAATTTATGCTGGAAGAGTTCAGAAAAATTAATCCAAAAATCGATTTTAAATTCATCGATCCTATCAAAACAAAAATGTCCCAGGATACCTTGATGGCCATGGGAATGCAGCCGTCTATTCTTCCTGATATTAAAGATGGTAAAATTTCCCAGATTACCCTTTTCCCCTATGCTGTAATCAAATACGAGGCTGATGGGGTTTCTATTCCGCTGGTGGTACAACAGGCCGGTATTGATGCTGATCAGCAGCTGACAAGGTCCATTGAAGGATTGGAATACAGCCTGGTTTCAAACATTAAGAATATCGCAGCTGATAAAAGAAAGAAAATAGGAATTTTAGTCAATCATGATGAATTGAATCCGGATGAGTTTCAGGGATTTGTACAATTGGCCATGGAGAATTATGATGCGGGACCTATTATTCCTAAGAACCAGACCGAACTTTCACTGGAAGATGTTCCTTTACTGAAACAAATGAGTGCCCTGGTGATTGCAAAACCCAGAAAAGCATTTACCGATAATGAAAAGGTAATCCTTGACCAGTATATTATGAATGGAGGGAAGACACTTTGGATGATTGATGCTGTAAATGCTGAAATGGATACATTGACAAGAGCTAAAAAAGTAATGCCTTTCCCTGTTGACATCAATATGACCGATTTCTTTTTCAATTATGGAATCAGAATCAACCCCGCGCTGGTAAAAGATGTTAAGAAGTTTGCCTTATTAAGGTTAGTAACCGGGGAGGTGAGTGGTAATCCACAATACACGAGTTTACCCTGGCCTTATTACCCGCTCGGGATCGCAGAGAATAATAATCCGATTACGAAAAATATTAATCCTGTAAAATTTGAATTTCCTACTTCTATTGATACATTGGGCGGCAGAAAGAATATCAAAACAAAAGTACTTTTTGAATCCAGTGAAAGAACTTTATTGAAACAGGTTCCTAACTATGTTGATTTAAAAGAAATCGCCAGTGTAGACAGCCTTGGGCAGATGGAAAAAGCAAGTACACCGAAAATTTTCGCGGTAGCATTGGAAGGAAAGTTTAATTCTGCCTATGCTTCCAGGATTGAAAGAAAGTCTTATCCGGGTTTCAGGGCAGCAAGTCCTGAGAATAAAATGATCGTTATTGCTGACGGAGATGTTGGAAGAAATAAAGTAATCAAAGGGAAACCACTTCCTTTAGGAGTAGATTTGTTGACCAACGAACAATTTGGAAACGAACAGTTTCTGAGGAACGCATTAGATTACCTGCTGGACGACAGCAACCTCATGGAATTGAGAAACAGGAATATTGAAGAGAGACTTCTGGACCGCCATAGAATTACCGAAGAAAAAACAAACTGGCAATGGCTGAATTTATTGCTTCCGCTGGCAATTATTGGGTTAATGGGAGGATTGTTCTTCTGGCTGAGGAAAAAGAAATTTAGATAAAATTAAAGAGAGGCAAACGCTTCTCTTTTTTGTTTTTAGTTGTAATAAAATGCGACAGCTTTTGTCGCTTAGCGTCAATACATTTGTCTCGTGAGAGTTTAACATTCATATTAAGTCACTTTCATAGGATTTGGTGTGTTAAAAATTGTTAAATTCGTAAAATTTAAACCAGTAATAACTTTTAAAAACAACAATACATGAAAAAGCTCTACATGAGTACCCTCACCCTGTGTATAGTCTTAGGTTTACCGGCCCAGGAAGTGGTTTGGCAGAAAGACATCAAATCCTCAACTCAGGATTTCTTAAGCCAGGTGACCACTACAATAGACCAGCAGTACCTTATCACAGGCAGCAGTATTCAGGCGGGAAGCACGAAGCAGGGAGCAGGAAATGCTGCCAGCCAGAACAACGGCTATGATTTTCATCTGGTAAAATTAAACCAGCAGGGAGAACAGGCCTGGGAGAAGTATTTCTCAGGGCAAAACCATGATTATTTGTCAGCCACTGTAACCACGCAGGATGGGGGCTTCCTTTTAGCCGGGACCTCCTATTCCGGAAAAGGGCTGGATAAAAAGGACGATTCCAAAGGAGGCTCTGATATCTGGCTGATCAGGATTAATGAATTCGGGGATGAGCTATGGCAGAAAACTTTGGGAAGTTCTTCCGATGAAGAAGCCAGGGCAGTCATTCAAACCACCGATTCAGGTTTTTTTGTAGCGGGAAATGTGCAAAGCTCTTCTAAGGGTTACGGTTCCAAAGATGTATGGATAGTAAGACTTGATAAAGAGGGGAAAGAACTCTCGCAACTTGTTCTAGGAGGAAAAGGTTTAGACGAAGTTGAAAAAATGATTCCCACGAAAGACGGTGGCGCTTTGTTAGGCATCTATTCCAGAAGTGGAGTTGTTAATATGGGCAACAGTCAATCAACAACCAATACTCCGGATTTACCTTCCAAAACTGCGGGCTCTGTAGCCAGAAGCCAAATGCCAAAAACCAGCAGCAACTATGGTGAAGGCGATTACTGGATTATAAAACTGGATAAAACCGGAAAGGTAGAATGGGAAAAGAACTATGGAGGGAAAGGAGATGATCATTTGAGGACCCTGGCATTGACCTCCAGCGGCTATATCATCGGAGGAGAATCCAGATCGGAAAGATCAGGAAATAAAACAGTAGGAATAGATGAAGGAACAGACCTTTGGCTAATTGCCCTTAATGAGAGAGGAGAAGAAGAGTGGCAAAAAGCCTACAACTTTAAAAACCGGGATATTCTGATGGGGATGAGTGTGATAGGTGGGGAGTTGGAAGCAGGAAGCGGGAAATCTACCAAAGGAATTTTATTGGGCGGCTATACCCAGGCAGAAGGAAGGATTGAAAAGGATGATGAAACTTTCTGGATGCTGTACCTGGATGGCAATGGTAATGAGCAGTGGCGGAAACATGTGGGAGGAGAATCGAGGCAAAGAGAGGAAAGGCTCTCGGATTTAAAGCTCAACAGGGATGGATCTATTATCCTTGCAGGAACCAGCGCAGAAGAGCTGGGAAAAGAAAACTGGAAGATTGTCAAATTGGGAGACAAGCAGGTTGATCAGTTAATTGAAAAATATGACATTAAGATTTATCCTAACCCGGTATCAGACTATGCATATGTAGAAATTGGCTCCCAATTTAAAGAAGCTGAGATTTTGTTGTATGATATGAGCGGGAGACAGCTTCAAACTATGAAGACCAAAAACAAAGTAACCAAGATCAATACCCAGGCTTTGATCCAGGGAGCTTATCTGGTGACCATAAAGACTGATACTAACAAAACGGCCAATGCTAAACTGATTAAAAAATAAACACTCATGAGAAAATACCTTATTTTTCTTTTATTGACACTTTATACATGCCTGAAAGCACAAAATAATCCTACGGAATTCAGCAAACCAATACCTACTCTTTCTTATTTATCTACTTATGTGGATACACCTGTTGATCTTTCAACAGGTATTCCAAAAATAGATTTACCTGTTTTTGATCTTCCTACAAGAAATAAGAATGTAAGTATTAATCTGGGAATGTCTTATCATGTCAGAAATGCGGCACGATTTCAAAAATCTTCAGATGTTGGTTTAGGATGGAGCCTGATGAATATAAATAATGCCATTTCCAAAGTTACCATTGGAGCTATGGATGAAAAAGCTGCTAACAATCCCCAAACGAATATGGATCTATTTCAGTTTGATGATGTATTCTTTTTTAATGCATTTGGAATGTCCGGGAAATTTGTTTTCAGAAAATCTGGTAATATTATTAATGTTCAGAATTTAGGAACCTCAAAAGAAAAAATAGAATTTACGAATTCGCCAAACAAATTCTATGATATTTTAGATTTTAAGATCACTGATGAATATGGTAATCAATATTTTTTTAACAAATCGGTTAAGGTACTAGATAATTATTATAATGAGACTTATACAGGAGCATATTATTTAACAAAAGTACTGGATGTTGATAATCAGGAAATTGTTAAGATTGAGTATGCAGAATATCCTTATTCGGAATATCAACTTTCTATGGTTGATTATAAGCCTAAGAAAATTATTTCTAAAGATTATGGAGTTATCAATCTTGAATATGATTATTTTCCTGAGAATAGATACAAATCCAATACTACTAATATGTCTGATTGCTATCGTGTAAAAAAAGTAGAATTAAAAGACACAGAGAATAAACTTATACAGGAGGTGAATTTAGAATATGGAGGCTTTTTCTATTATAAGTATGAATACGGTAATACAGTAACTTATACTACGACAACACTTGATAAGATCATTAAAAGAAATAGTCAGGGAAATGAAATAGAAACTCGTTCATTTGTTTATAATACAACAGGAACAGATAGGTATTATGGCCCATCCCCTAATTTTGGTTTTGATGTATGTCCTACTGACCCTGAGCCAATAAGAGAATGGATAGATAACCCCAAATATTCAGTAATCGGAACCTTATCAAAAATGATTTTGCCTACTAAAGGTTACGTTAAATTTAACTTTGAGTCCAATCAATTTGATCCGCCAGCTTGGATGGCGGGAATGGGATATATAAGCGGAAAAGAAACGTATTACTTTAAGCCTATTACCTCTTTCGATTTTGATACAAAAATAAATAGCACTTTCACTTTTAATGTAACATCTACCGGAAAACCGCAGGATGACTTTAGAGAACTTGTTTTTTGTTTCCAGGTTATTGGTTATGATCCCAACCCTCTACTTGATCCGGAGGCCATTCCCAATATCACTTTTTTTGTAGATGGTCAACCATTAATACAGACAGCAGATGGCTATGGGAGAATATATATGCCTGTATGTTGGGCAGGACCTCATACTATTACTATTGGAGGAAATACTACCGGGGTTGGTTATTTATCCGTTTCAGAAAGAACAGAAGCTGAACATCCTCAGAGCTATGTGAGTAAATATGGAGTAAGAATCAGAAGTATAGAAACCTTTAATTCAGAGTCTTCAGTGAAAGCTTCTAATTCTAAAACTTATTATTATGAGAAGTTTATGGATCCCAATGGCTCCAGTGGTGTACCTTCTCTATTTACCGGCTTTAAGAAAAGTTCTGATTTTATAACGATGTATGGAGGATATGAGCTAAACAGAAATATAATCTATAAAAATGTAAAAGAAGTTGACCGAGATGGAGGATACACTAAATATACCTTTATCGGAATGGATGATATAAATCCTGCCATAACTTCTACTGAACTGGATTATCTGGAAGACCTTAACAATAGAGGACTATTAAAAAAGAAAGAAATGTTTGATTCAGCTAACCAAATGATTGCTTCAGAGAGTCATGAATACACTACTCAGACTTTATCTGCTACCCCAATTATGGTAGAGCAACCTTCGGGGTATTTAAAGCTCAATCCTATATATATCAAAAAACACAACATCACAAATACTTTTTATTATCCTCAAAACAGATTTATAACTTCGTCAAAAGAAACACAAGTGAATAAGTTTGATTTCAATGTAGATTATACTAAAGAAACTACTGAAAAAGGAGTCTATGAAACCTATTATTTCTATCCACAAGCTAAACTATTAAACAAGCTACTCGATAAAAATATTTATAAATACCTTTTAGAAAAAAAAGAAATTTTCAATGGTAAAACAATATTTCATATAGAAACCAAATATGATGATCCTTCTAATTTATTTCCAAGTTCAGGATTGTCCTATGATCTTCAGAATAATCCATCAACCGATATTACTTATAATCAATATGACTCTAAAGGAAATTTACTCCAGTACACGACAAAAGATGGAATCTCTACAGTAATCATCTGGGGCTATAACCAGACTCAGCCTATTGCCAAAATAGAAGGGGCTAAACTGTCAGATATCCAGCAGTCATTAATTGATTCTATTGTTAATGCTTCTAATACAGATGCAGCAGCAGGAGCAAATAATGATGAAGTCAATGTGTTGGATGCTTTCAATACATTTAGAAACAGCCTGTTGGGTTACCAGGTTACCACTTACACTTATGATCCTTTAGTAGGAGTTCGAAGCATCACCCCGCCATCCGGAATCAGAGAGAGCTATATGTATGATGCAGCAGGCCGATTGGAAAAAGTGGTTGATGCCAATGGAAAAGTGTTAAAGGAGATGAAATACAACTATAAAAACTAACAAACGATGAAAAAGATAATTATCCCGGTAGGAATATTGCTGTTGGGAAATGTAAAAGCCCAGCTTACCCCACTTCCCAATACGGAAAACTATGTGCAGACTAAAACCTATCTTGATTACAGCGGAACAACAGCCACAAAATCTTCAGAAACCGTCCAGTATTTTGATGGCCTTGGCAGACCCAAACAAGTAGTTGGCGTAAAAGCCTCTCCTGCAGGAAAAGATGTTGTCACCCATATTGAATATGACCAGTTTGGAAGACAGGTTAAAGATTACCTGCCCGTTCCCCAATCCGGAACCCAGAACGGAGCTATCTATGCTTCACCTCTTGGAAATGCTTCATCCATCTATGGTGGGGAAAAGATCTATTCAGAAAAAGTGCTGGAAAACTCACCTTTAGATAGAATTCAGCAGCATATCCAGGTGGGCAATGACTGGGCTGGTAAACCTGTGAAATTTGAATATGGAACGAATGCATCTGATGAAGTCTATCAATTTGTTACTTCCACAACCTGGGAAAACAATGCGACTAAAAGTATTCTGAGTTTATCATCAGCACAAACCTATGCTCCCAATCAACTATATAAAAATACAGTAAAAGATGAAGATGGAAATGAAACACGAGAGTTTAAAAATGGGCAGGGGCAAATTATGCTGGTACGTAAAACAGATGGGATAAAAAATATTGATACTTATTATGTTTACAATGAATACAACCAACTTGCCTTTGTTATTCCTCCCAATGCTGTTCATCAATCAATCACGGACGATTTGCTGAACGACTTGTGCTATCAGTACCGTTATGATGGGAAAGGCAGGCTTGTAGAAAAGAAGCTTCCAGGTAAAGGTTGGGAATATATGGTATATGATGGAGCCGATCGTTTGATTTTATCCCAGGATGCTACCCTGAGAGCTCAAAATAAATGGCTGATTACCAAATATGATCCACTGGGAAGAGTTGCTTATACAGGACTTTTAGATGCAGGGGACAGGGTAGGAAGACAAACTAATGTCGGTAACGGGATCATTATTGAAGGCAGAAGCAATACAGGGTTTACTAAAAATGGAATGACGGTTTATTATACCAACGGTAACTTTGGCGATGAAATTTCTACGATATTGAGTGTCAACTATTATGACAATTACCCTGGGTACAGCTTTAATCCCTCTTTTCCTGCCAGTATCCAGGGAACTGCTGTATTAACAGAAACGTCAACATCCGATGGAAGAAGCACCAAAGGACTTCCTACCATGAGCCTGGTGAAAAATATTGAAGATGACAACTGGACGAAAAATTATACCTATTATGACACAAAAGGAAGAGTAATAGGAACCCATTCCATCAACCATTTGGGAGGTTATACCAAAACAGAATCCAAACTGGATTTTGCAGGCGTTGCTCAACAGGTTGTCACCCGACATAAGAGACTGGATACCGATACAGAAAGGATTATTACAGAAAACTTTGAATATGATTCCCAAAACAGGCTGTTGGTGCACAGACACCAGGTAGATAATAATCCTGAAGAGATTCTGGCCCAGAATACCTATAATGAACTTTCTCAGCTAACCAATAAAAAAGTAGGCAATAACTTGCAGAGTATTGATTATGCATACAATATCAGGGGCTGGATGACCAGGATCAATGATCCTGCCAACCTGAATGGGAAATTGTTTGGCTATGAAATCAAATACCATAATCCTGTGTATACCAATTTAGCTTCAGGCAGGTTTAATGGGAATATTGCCGAAATAGACTGGAGAAACTCTTCAGAGGATGTTTTAAAAAGATATTCCTATACCTATGATGGCCTCAACAGGTTAAAGGATGGTATCTATACAGAGCCTAATGCCACCAATCCATACAACAATAACTTTAATGAACATCTTACCTATGACACGAATGGCAATATTATGACCCTGAAAAGAAATGCTTTCCCGGTGTTGGGAAGCACTTCCACGGTGGTGGATGATTTGGAGTATAACTATACCGGCAACCGTTTGAACCAGGTGATAGAACATTCTCTGAACGATACCGGCTATGAAGGCGGAAATAATATCATAGATTATGACCTGAACGGGAATA
Coding sequences within:
- a CDS encoding CopD family protein gives rise to the protein MLYTIIKALHIIFMVSYFAGIFYLVRIFVYYKDTDEFPEEKKKILREQYAFMARRLWNIITVPAGVIMAVCGLVMILLNPGLMKMGWFHLKLTFLIGLAAYHYWCWKKVLQLKILHGNTLPIANIKLRQANEIATFILFLVVFTVILKSMVIEYWWQLITGFFVLVFLIMMTVKLVNKNKKNK
- a CDS encoding ABC transporter permease subunit; the protein is MIAILKKELWSYFGNWSAWIIIAAFSLIATLFLFFFDNDSNIFEIGQASLQSYFVLVPWLLMFIIPALSMKTFAEEQQTGTLNWLFSQPLKISELVTGKFLSVWIVGILCLIPSLIYLYTVYVLGVPEGNIDLGMTFGSYIGLVILIAAFSGVGILASSLSQNQIMAYLLGVFMCFIMYFGIEQLASYKLLGGADFILQNIGFYQHFLGFTRGLIDLKDVAYFILVIGASLVLSNHFINKKK
- the gldG gene encoding gliding motility-associated ABC transporter substrate-binding protein GldG, with the protein product MKKINVKSPLGIFLFVIVPLVIILAYSGGRLDLTKEKRYTLSDNTIKVLESVKKPLTVEVYLEGDFPASFKQLQGETKFMLEEFRKINPKIDFKFIDPIKTKMSQDTLMAMGMQPSILPDIKDGKISQITLFPYAVIKYEADGVSIPLVVQQAGIDADQQLTRSIEGLEYSLVSNIKNIAADKRKKIGILVNHDELNPDEFQGFVQLAMENYDAGPIIPKNQTELSLEDVPLLKQMSALVIAKPRKAFTDNEKVILDQYIMNGGKTLWMIDAVNAEMDTLTRAKKVMPFPVDINMTDFFFNYGIRINPALVKDVKKFALLRLVTGEVSGNPQYTSLPWPYYPLGIAENNNPITKNINPVKFEFPTSIDTLGGRKNIKTKVLFESSERTLLKQVPNYVDLKEIASVDSLGQMEKASTPKIFAVALEGKFNSAYASRIERKSYPGFRAASPENKMIVIADGDVGRNKVIKGKPLPLGVDLLTNEQFGNEQFLRNALDYLLDDSNLMELRNRNIEERLLDRHRITEEKTNWQWLNLLLPLAIIGLMGGLFFWLRKKKFR
- a CDS encoding T9SS type A sorting domain-containing protein — protein: MKKLYMSTLTLCIVLGLPAQEVVWQKDIKSSTQDFLSQVTTTIDQQYLITGSSIQAGSTKQGAGNAASQNNGYDFHLVKLNQQGEQAWEKYFSGQNHDYLSATVTTQDGGFLLAGTSYSGKGLDKKDDSKGGSDIWLIRINEFGDELWQKTLGSSSDEEARAVIQTTDSGFFVAGNVQSSSKGYGSKDVWIVRLDKEGKELSQLVLGGKGLDEVEKMIPTKDGGALLGIYSRSGVVNMGNSQSTTNTPDLPSKTAGSVARSQMPKTSSNYGEGDYWIIKLDKTGKVEWEKNYGGKGDDHLRTLALTSSGYIIGGESRSERSGNKTVGIDEGTDLWLIALNERGEEEWQKAYNFKNRDILMGMSVIGGELEAGSGKSTKGILLGGYTQAEGRIEKDDETFWMLYLDGNGNEQWRKHVGGESRQREERLSDLKLNRDGSIILAGTSAEELGKENWKIVKLGDKQVDQLIEKYDIKIYPNPVSDYAYVEIGSQFKEAEILLYDMSGRQLQTMKTKNKVTKINTQALIQGAYLVTIKTDTNKTANAKLIKK
- a CDS encoding RHS repeat domain-containing protein; the protein is MRKYLIFLLLTLYTCLKAQNNPTEFSKPIPTLSYLSTYVDTPVDLSTGIPKIDLPVFDLPTRNKNVSINLGMSYHVRNAARFQKSSDVGLGWSLMNINNAISKVTIGAMDEKAANNPQTNMDLFQFDDVFFFNAFGMSGKFVFRKSGNIINVQNLGTSKEKIEFTNSPNKFYDILDFKITDEYGNQYFFNKSVKVLDNYYNETYTGAYYLTKVLDVDNQEIVKIEYAEYPYSEYQLSMVDYKPKKIISKDYGVINLEYDYFPENRYKSNTTNMSDCYRVKKVELKDTENKLIQEVNLEYGGFFYYKYEYGNTVTYTTTTLDKIIKRNSQGNEIETRSFVYNTTGTDRYYGPSPNFGFDVCPTDPEPIREWIDNPKYSVIGTLSKMILPTKGYVKFNFESNQFDPPAWMAGMGYISGKETYYFKPITSFDFDTKINSTFTFNVTSTGKPQDDFRELVFCFQVIGYDPNPLLDPEAIPNITFFVDGQPLIQTADGYGRIYMPVCWAGPHTITIGGNTTGVGYLSVSERTEAEHPQSYVSKYGVRIRSIETFNSESSVKASNSKTYYYEKFMDPNGSSGVPSLFTGFKKSSDFITMYGGYELNRNIIYKNVKEVDRDGGYTKYTFIGMDDINPAITSTELDYLEDLNNRGLLKKKEMFDSANQMIASESHEYTTQTLSATPIMVEQPSGYLKLNPIYIKKHNITNTFYYPQNRFITSSKETQVNKFDFNVDYTKETTEKGVYETYYFYPQAKLLNKLLDKNIYKYLLEKKEIFNGKTIFHIETKYDDPSNLFPSSGLSYDLQNNPSTDITYNQYDSKGNLLQYTTKDGISTVIIWGYNQTQPIAKIEGAKLSDIQQSLIDSIVNASNTDAAAGANNDEVNVLDAFNTFRNSLLGYQVTTYTYDPLVGVRSITPPSGIRESYMYDAAGRLEKVVDANGKVLKEMKYNYKN
- a CDS encoding DUF6443 domain-containing protein, yielding MKKIIIPVGILLLGNVKAQLTPLPNTENYVQTKTYLDYSGTTATKSSETVQYFDGLGRPKQVVGVKASPAGKDVVTHIEYDQFGRQVKDYLPVPQSGTQNGAIYASPLGNASSIYGGEKIYSEKVLENSPLDRIQQHIQVGNDWAGKPVKFEYGTNASDEVYQFVTSTTWENNATKSILSLSSAQTYAPNQLYKNTVKDEDGNETREFKNGQGQIMLVRKTDGIKNIDTYYVYNEYNQLAFVIPPNAVHQSITDDLLNDLCYQYRYDGKGRLVEKKLPGKGWEYMVYDGADRLILSQDATLRAQNKWLITKYDPLGRVAYTGLLDAGDRVGRQTNVGNGIIIEGRSNTGFTKNGMTVYYTNGNFGDEISTILSVNYYDNYPGYSFNPSFPASIQGTAVLTETSTSDGRSTKGLPTMSLVKNIEDDNWTKNYTYYDTKGRVIGTHSINHLGGYTKTESKLDFAGVAQQVVTRHKRLDTDTERIITENFEYDSQNRLLVHRHQVDNNPEEILAQNTYNELSQLTNKKVGNNLQSIDYAYNIRGWMTRINDPANLNGKLFGYEIKYHNPVYTNLASGRFNGNIAEIDWRNSSEDVLKRYSYTYDGLNRLKDGIYTEPNATNPYNNNFNEHLTYDTNGNIMTLKRNAFPVLGSTSTVVDDLEYNYTGNRLNQVIEHSLNDTGYEGGNNIIDYDLNGNMLNLKDKGIQNIAYNYLSLPDAYSITQTDPFFGTKNFRLQYLYRADGVKLRKLNTSGGGRGQSTTNVITDYLDGFQYKYREVIEPCLWCRTSVAFEKEAYKESGEILEPGVITPEWRLDFVPTAEGFYSFQENRYIYQYRDHLGNARVSYAKNSAGAAQVTDTNNYYPFGLNHIGQGKGLLGGYFNYKYNGKELQETGMYDYGARMYMPDLGRWGVVDPLAEKMRRWSPYNYAFNNPLRFIDPDGRQGTDIYKLDKSGNLTWMAESKTDIIYAEKNFDKDGNLKADNDGGVEAGEKGYIAENLKITHLGFQMRDNTGHTSDKISTLRFANNESKASEVAEYFYNNTNIETANSTYSGSNNTTFSIISTFHLESGAPIDPKRFVDNFSVNGNWFYPSTLTSQDHNHPIQLGYSPSGLRYDGKTKTFMPSNDIFATAKDVISDTNAAKNNPTVRLRVYSSLLKQYIKYNETYGNFEK